The following are from one region of the Arthrobacter sp. TMP15 genome:
- a CDS encoding glycosyltransferase — protein MKILVYPHDMAIGGSQLNAIELAAAVKGLGHEVVVYGQNGPLVDKVKELGLEFLPSPAVHRRPTPGIVRDLRRIVKKHGIDVVHAYEWPPSLEAALACTGKSPAVAVSTVMSMSVAPFIPKHLSLLVGTKQIADLESKFGRAHMGLLEPPVDTVLNSSEAQLDMSNFLAQVGADPEVFTVSIVSRLAHEMKLEGILYAIAAVEEMNKDAALQLVIAGDGPALEDVRTFAQRANSNLGVQRIFLVGELTDPRSAYDCADVSIGMGGSALRAMAFGLPLVVQGESGFWSLLSEESAPTFLWQGWYGAGPGAEDAVSRLVAILTPLLTDQHLRSELGSFARKLVVERYSLEQAALRQLQFYEEARSRPPMGVLALARHWGASSARFGRYKQQQLTARFLGNHSRDDFNAQPVLKSGTLPVVVRG, from the coding sequence ATGAAAATTCTTGTCTACCCTCACGATATGGCCATTGGCGGCAGCCAGCTCAACGCCATTGAACTAGCCGCTGCAGTAAAGGGCCTTGGCCACGAAGTGGTTGTCTACGGGCAGAATGGGCCCCTGGTGGACAAAGTCAAAGAATTGGGGCTTGAATTTCTGCCGTCCCCGGCAGTCCACAGGCGTCCAACACCGGGGATTGTCAGAGACCTGCGCAGGATCGTGAAAAAGCACGGGATCGATGTAGTCCACGCATATGAGTGGCCACCCTCACTGGAGGCAGCACTGGCCTGCACGGGTAAGAGTCCTGCGGTTGCCGTGTCCACTGTCATGTCCATGTCTGTGGCACCGTTCATTCCCAAACATTTGTCGCTGCTCGTGGGGACCAAACAGATTGCTGATCTCGAAAGCAAATTTGGCCGCGCGCACATGGGACTTCTAGAACCGCCCGTTGACACAGTCCTAAATAGCTCAGAAGCTCAACTGGACATGTCCAATTTTTTGGCCCAGGTAGGGGCTGATCCTGAGGTTTTCACCGTCTCGATTGTTTCGCGTCTGGCGCATGAGATGAAATTGGAAGGGATATTGTATGCCATCGCGGCCGTTGAGGAGATGAACAAGGATGCTGCGCTCCAACTTGTCATAGCCGGAGACGGTCCGGCACTTGAGGATGTACGGACTTTTGCGCAGCGAGCTAACTCGAACCTGGGTGTGCAGCGGATTTTTCTCGTTGGGGAGTTGACAGATCCTAGATCGGCCTACGACTGCGCCGATGTGAGCATTGGTATGGGCGGCTCTGCGCTACGGGCAATGGCCTTTGGACTGCCACTGGTGGTGCAAGGCGAGAGCGGATTTTGGAGTCTGCTCTCAGAGGAGTCCGCCCCCACGTTCTTATGGCAGGGCTGGTATGGGGCAGGACCGGGAGCCGAGGATGCAGTGTCCCGGCTGGTCGCGATACTTACACCATTGCTCACTGATCAGCACCTACGTAGTGAGCTAGGGAGTTTCGCTAGAAAATTAGTGGTCGAACGTTACTCGTTGGAGCAGGCTGCTCTGAGACAGTTGCAATTCTATGAAGAGGCTCGTTCCCGACCACCTATGGGAGTACTGGCGTTAGCCCGGCATTGGGGCGCCTCGAGTGCACGTTTTGGCCGGTACAAACAACAACAGCTCACCGCTCGTTTTCTCGGCAACCATTCACGCGACGATTTCAACGCTCAACCGGTACTAAAGTCCGGCACGCTACCGGTGGTGGTTAGAGGATGA
- a CDS encoding glycosyltransferase, which produces MRLRVAVPPGFTRPMIRSFANRLVGRAIRKTLAKLPFDEFATILLSPREFFPAGVSGKRILHITDDWVAGAGMMGLSCASVSSTLRTNIAAADIVCVVSPALADLASVGTARRRAVVLPNGCAVLALAPANEERRGAVGLVGQLNERLDFDVLDALVKSGVDIEVIGPRREREAAATERLDRFLNANNVTWFGEIPENQVFAKMQNMAVGITPYINNEFNRASFPIKTLDYLAAGLPVVSSDLPATRWLNSEWIEVAETKEKFVEMVRCALDELPTESGIASRRAFAGMHTWDARAKAMMSLIGGTPA; this is translated from the coding sequence ATGCGCCTTCGGGTTGCTGTTCCACCTGGTTTCACCCGTCCAATGATCCGCAGCTTTGCTAATCGTCTTGTTGGGCGAGCCATCCGCAAAACCCTTGCCAAGCTACCCTTCGATGAGTTCGCAACTATACTGCTCTCCCCCCGCGAGTTTTTTCCTGCAGGCGTCTCTGGAAAGAGGATCTTGCATATTACCGACGACTGGGTGGCTGGTGCTGGCATGATGGGCCTGTCCTGTGCGTCTGTTTCATCGACCTTGCGAACAAACATTGCTGCTGCTGACATTGTTTGCGTTGTATCTCCGGCCTTGGCAGACCTTGCCAGCGTTGGAACCGCTCGCCGGCGTGCCGTTGTTTTACCCAATGGTTGTGCTGTCTTGGCACTGGCGCCAGCCAATGAAGAGCGTCGTGGCGCCGTGGGGTTAGTGGGCCAACTTAACGAACGGCTGGATTTCGATGTGCTTGATGCGCTGGTTAAAAGCGGTGTAGATATTGAAGTGATCGGGCCGCGCCGAGAACGGGAAGCTGCGGCCACCGAACGGCTGGATCGTTTTTTGAACGCCAACAACGTCACTTGGTTTGGTGAGATTCCGGAAAACCAAGTGTTCGCCAAGATGCAAAACATGGCTGTGGGCATCACTCCTTATATAAATAACGAGTTCAACCGGGCGAGTTTTCCTATTAAGACGCTGGATTATTTAGCGGCTGGGCTGCCCGTGGTCAGCAGCGATTTACCCGCCACACGTTGGCTGAACAGTGAATGGATTGAGGTGGCTGAAACTAAAGAGAAATTTGTAGAAATGGTTCGCTGTGCCTTAGATGAACTGCCTACTGAAAGCGGCATTGCTTCTCGACGGGCCTTTGCGGGCATGCATACCTGGGATGCAAGGGCCAAGGCAATGATGTCCTTGATTGGAGGCACCCCAGCATGA